The sequence below is a genomic window from Colias croceus chromosome 26, ilColCroc2.1.
GTGCGATACGTCACCGAGAATAGACTTTCGTCCCATCTGAATGGCGCCACCTTGGACCAGCGTGGCGAACTGGTTCCACTCGAAGCTAGGACCCCGATGGTAGTTTAGCTTTGGGTGTATAAGATGCGCGGGGATGAAAAaatttcgcttgcgcgattcagagtGGTGCATGTTTTTTGGatttataaggttttatttgtatagttaTTAGTTTATCTACAATTTcgtaatcttaatatatataaatctcgtgtcacaatgtttgtcctcaatggaatcctaaaccacttaaccgattataataaaattcgcacaccatgtgcagttcgatccaacttgagagataggatagtttaaatctcaaatcattttagagaaagcgggcgaagccgcgggcggtaagctagtcagattataaatatctattggacccgaatacggctaggcctataaattattatataataatatgcgtattaacgcaacgtgtgttcgcggttctacagaacaacgtctatggataaaactgaaaaattaagcttaattttttttctacgtatttttccaggataaaaagtatcctattttatgcccaggataataaggtataccgtataattataccaagtttcatcgaaatcgaaccggtagttttcacgtgatgccttcacatacagacagacagacagacagacagacaaaattttttttaatcacatatttgggtttggtatcgatccagtaacaccccctgctatttattttttcaatattttcaatgtacagaattgacccttctacagatttatcataataatatgtaagtatagatttatctATGAGTTTATGTGACGTCATAAAGCAGAATATTCCATTGTGACGAAAAGAAGGAAAAAGACTTCCCTAATCTCGAATTGGTACCTCCTGATCGCTATTCCTGGAACAAAAAGGGTCTCGCTAACCTTCATCGGTTATAGTAATGCTCACCCTCGAGGACTTATATATATCGTTCAAGATATAGCATGAGAATCCTGCAACCTTCCCGCCTTTGCAGACGGTTGAATATCACCTTAGTGATACCACTTTAGACCAGCGTGGTAACTGGCTTCCCTCGAGGCGGCTGACCCCCATttctaataaactaaaaattgtatttatcttAAACTGTGAAAAAATTTCAACAACGCGATTCAGAAACAATCGTTGTTAATTTCAACCCTATGCTTAGCACAGAAAGGTCTATTTTGCGATACTAAACACGTCTTACGTCTGTTATGTTTATGTCtataaaaacaattgtttATGGTTCAATCGTGAATGtttgttgaataaaataatattattatgatgaatAATGGCtaagtaaatgtttttttgaatttgtattttaattctagataatattataatctttctACCTTTTACagatttatattcaattttttgtgtttatgttatgtttgcttattttaaatgcattattttatatttaataagaaaacattataatattataacaaaattatacgTCTATAAACAAGTAcataactattataatttataattatgtacaagGAGGTACATAAATGGATGATCGTAACTTTCTTACACAGGtgtattgtataatgtacTTATGCCATTCTTAGTTCTCTTATCATTATGAATTACTAGCTTTCAGctcgcggcttcacccgcctTTTGCATagaaacccgcatagttcccattcccgtggaatttccgggatagaacctatcctatgtgttaatccaagttaccctctataaaTCTCCTGTGTGCTagatttcattgtaatcggttcaattAGGAAATAAGGAATTAGGATAAGTGGGATAGGGTAGGActaagtaaaattaaacaaaataagtcATTGAAAGAAAGCCAGAGCTGTATGccaaaattcattaaaaaaacgaTTAAAAAGAGGGGTCGATGTAACCAAATCGGTTATAATATGAACTTCGAGTGATCACACTTGGGGTTGAGTGGTCGCGATGTTAGAGGGCCCCAACCATACCCAATGATCGCGACTCGACTCTTCCCCTGGGCAGGGAGATTGCCTCCACGGCCTCAAATGCTATGCTATATGCACGCTATATGACTGTGACGTGCGATACGTCACCGAGAATAGACTTTCGTCCCATCTGAATGGCGCCACCTTGGACCAGCGTGGCGAACTGGTTCCACTCGAAGCTAGGACCCCGATGGTAGTTTAGCTTTGGGTGTTTATGATGCGCGGGGATGAAAAaatttcgcttgcgcgattcagagtGGTGCAAGTTTTTTGGatttataaggttttatttgtatagttaTTAGTTTATCTACAATttcgtaatataataatatgaatgagTGTCAATTATCAacacaaaattgtataatgtCAGTTTTTTAGCACTTATAAAGCactgtttttataaaacgttTTGAAGAAATCAAACtgttttgtaataaatcatcaaaatattatgtaatacttcttagaaaaaaaaagaattcttccatttattatataagtctATTAAATGTGtgaatttataatacttacgGATTTCATCCTGAAGAATTAAGGACattgataatttattgttttaccaAATATTTTTGCTGATTTAGAATcagtctccaccgggaatcgaacctagAACAACTCAGTTTTCTCACATAATATGTCTGTGCTCACGCCCtattccaataaaatataaaaaaaaactcatgTTTATCGATATCTATATTTAAGTAAAGGAAACCAAAAAACATCCAAAACACATCCGCCAATAAACATTACCATACAAAGCTAAAACAAATCGTGAAAACCATAAAATTGCGATTTGCAGAAGCAATTACGTCACCCCGcgataatatgtaaaaatgttttgcGAAATGCAGACGTTAATAGAATTTACATCTTATTCTAAAGCAACTAAGTTGTGTTTCTACTAAAGGGGTAATTGGTAAATGGCGTCACCCGTTTTGTGGCgtgtatacaatatacatgtatgtgtgtgtaaagAGAAATTAATCAATAGCATgagattttaattaacaaatattgctacggaatataatatattatatgttactATCGCCATTTAGCTGAACTTTGAGGATAGCTTGAGAAGACTTTTATTTCCTTTACAGAATACCtaactgaaaaattatgtaatcttcttaatatatataaatctcgtgtcacaatgtttgtcctcaatggaatcctaaaccacttaaccgattataataaaattcgcacaccatgtgcagttcgatccaacttgagagataggatagtttaaatctcaaatcattttagagaaagcgggcgaagccgcgggcggtaagctagtcagattataaatatctattggacccgaATACGACTAGgcctataaattattatataataatatgcgtattaacgcaacgtgtgttcgcggttctacagaacaacgtctatggataaaactgaaaaattaagcttaattttttttctacgtatttttccaggataaaaagtatcctattttatgcccaggataataaggtataccgtataattataccaagtttcatcgaaatcgaaccggtagttttcacgtgatgcctttacatacagacagacagacagacagacagacagacaaattttttttttaatcacatatttgggtttggtatcgatccagtaacaccccctgctatttattttttcaatattttcaatgtacagaattgacccttctacagatttatcataatatgtaagtatagatttatctATGAGTTTATGTGACGTCATAAAGCAGAATATTCCATTGTGACGAAAAGAAGGAAAAAGACTTCCCTAATCTCGAATTGGTACCTCCTGATCGCTTTTCCTGGAACAAAAAGGGTCTCGCTAACCTTCATCGGTTATAGTAACGCTCACCCTCGAGGACTTATATATATCGTTCAAGATATAGCATGAGAATCCTGCAACCTTCCCGCCTTTGCAGACGGTTGAATATCACCTTAGTGATACCACTTTAGACCAGCGTGGTAACTGGCTTCCCTCGAGGCGGCTGACCCCCATttctaataaactaaaaattgtatttatcttAAACTGTGAAAAAATTTCAACAACGCGATTCAGAAACAATCATTGTTAATTTCAACCCTATGCTTAGCACAGAAAGGTCTATTTTGCGATACTAAACTCGTCTTACGTCTGTTATGTTTATGtctataaaaacaacaatttgATTATGGTTCAATCGTGAATGtttgttgaataaaataatattattatgatgaatAATGGCtaagtaaatgtttttttgaatttgtattttaattctagataatattataatgtttctaCCTTTTACagatttatattcaattttttgtgtttatgttatgtttgcttattttaaatgcattattttatatttaataagaaaacattataatattataacaaaatgatACGTCTATAAACAAGTAcataactattataatttataattatgtacaagGAGGTACATAAATGGATGATCGTAACTTTCTACTGAAGGGGTAATTGGTAAATGGCGTCACCCGTTTTGTGGCgtgtatacaatatacatgtatgtgtgtgtaaagAGAAATTAATCAATAGCATgagattttaattaacaaatattgctacggaatataatatattatatgttactATCGCCATTTAGCTGAACTTTGAGGATATCTTGAGAAGACTTTTATTTCCTTTACAGAATACCtaactgaaaaattatgtaactAATCCAAGGTAATTGTAATACAATGGAAAACgggaatttaatttaatttgtagaAATTTAGGTTCAttcattttttacaaaataaaatagcactgtagtaggtacaattattaaatcttattatattttcctaAAATAAACAGctgtttatttaatgaaaaaagcTATTTTCCATATTaatctactagctttccacccgcggcttcgctcgcgcagtcaaagaaaagcatagttcccgttcccatgggatttccggaataaaacttatcctatgacccggggtaaaaagtagcctatgtcctttctcgggtaacaaaatatctctataccaaatttcatgcaaattggttcagtagttaaggcgtgattgagtaacagacagacagacacagttactttcgcatttatagataatataagtatggatttttttataattatgtctCCTTCTTcagaatattttgtatttagtGTTGCATAAAGATTCAaggaaataattatgattCTTAAGTATTCAAGTCAGTAACATTGATACAAATAGCCTTCTGTTGGTCGCATATTAACACCTAACCTAAGGTCAGGAATGGTCATTTGTAGCAATAGAAAGATTACTATCTACATACTAACTACCTACTACTTAGTTTCATTTGTCtttaaaagcattttaaaaaataatgcttaAAAAAACATCTACAAAGCTTTCTATCGAGACTTTGGTGCTCCCCAAAGTTTTAGATTCGCGGTAATGTGACAATTAATATCCTTCAACATGGTCTCATCTATCTCTATCTAAGAGCATTTTCTGTGATAAATTAATCAATGCGTATTTAATACTAtagcgctccgcggtttcatccgcgtggctccgctcctgttggtcttagggtgatgatatatatccttcctcgatgaaagagctatctaacaccgaaataatttttcaaatcggaccagtagttcctgagtttagcgcgttcaaacaaacaaacaaactcttcagctttataatattagtaaagatatCGACTTTTTCTATTTCACTTATGATCGAATCTTCCGAATCTGCCGAATCTTCATCGAATTACTCATTTACATTGAATACTGATAcacgtaaaaatattatattgctatCAATtgcattacaataatatagcTTCATATAAGGATGCTGTACGTGTCCTTTctgtatacaaaatattatgcatgAATCGATTTAGATTGTTTTTCAAGGGATGATAATTTgtcatatgaaaaaaaactactgtgtcgaacttttttttaaatcttcttttacttacatttatttttcatacttaaattatgtttttgtttcagataacaataaacaatggCTACTAAATCGTACAGCAAACACAAGGAATACAAGGAATATTCGAGCACAGGCACCGTGCCATACACCGACGAACAATTCGGtaatcatataaattttattataattattttaatcacatcggtaataggtatgctGATTGCTGACCCCGACTCGTACATTTCAAGggataattatataataattaattgcatatgattttaatataatacctaatattataccGCTGCAGGGTgaagtaattataaatatactagctttccgcccgcggctttgcccgcgttttcaaagaaaaacccgttcccgtaggatttccgggataaaacctatcctatgtcctttctcggatatcaaaatatctctataccaaatttcatgcaaattggttcagtagttaaggcgtgattgagtaacagacagacagacagacagagttactttcgcatttataatattagtatggattaatctTAGTAATTGTATgattaggtattataaattatagctGCGGGCGTAAACACAGTACGATATAGTTTAATTGGATCAATTAAggttaagtaaaaaaatgaataaattttaaatatttactacatattatctatttttaaatcaacatGTAAGAAAATTATCTCTTCTAGgtacttcactacatagtacatataaaacaaagtcgctttctttgtccctatgtccctacgcaatggattttgatgcagttttagtatagaatttattaggttttagacaaagcgggtgaagcctcgggcggtaagctagtaatattataaatgccaaaagtaatttatgtacatgtaatttgtaaacaaaactGTATCAATAGGGAATGAAAAATGTACGTCTTTCGCACGCAGGCACGCGGCACGGGAGCGCGCATTTTGGCGaattttacagaaaaaaatatttaaaataactttgaaTATTTCAGTAAAATTTCTTTCtcttatctatattttatatttctcttCCAGATATGATAAAATCCGACCTTTTACCAAAAGGAAGCAAGCTGGACTCCCTGGGGAGATCCGTGGGAGGGAAACGGGAGTACCACTACGAATATAAGGAGGAGAAGCTGCCAGGGGGAGGAAAGTATGATAGGAAGGACTTCCATGCCGTTGAAGTGagttttttagtattttatttagagCTTTTTGTAGAAATTTTACAAGTTGAATGTATAGGGCTCCTcactttcattttttttaatgaacacATTAGTATGTTGTGACCCGTAGATTATACTTCCTAATAgtgagtaggtaggtaaagtAAATTGTAGGTAATTATTGGTTCTTTTACCCAGTACCACGTTACGGTATAAAATCCTTTGATTATAAAAAACAGCTTTTATTCACCATGATCAgaattacctacttacttcCTCAATAACactattatttcttttatttcttagtactcattatcttaaaaaaatgatattaatttatcccTAGGAATTCACAATACCAAAAAACAAGCCAAAAACGGCAGAAACCAGCTATTACTACGAGCGGGAGGAACGCGAACTGCCCGCGGTCGGCACTAGGACATATAACTATGAAACTACTGGATCTAGTCCTGGTATGTAAacctataattttacattgatACTAGACTTACCTCATAAACTAATTACTTATCctataaaatatagcctaCTAGCTTTctacccgcggcatcgcccgcgcagtcaaagaaaaacccgcatagttcccgttcccgtgggatttccgggataaaacctatcctatgtcctttctcgggtatcaaaatatctctataccaaatttcatgcaaattggttcagtagttaaggcgtgattgagtaacagacagacagacagacagagttactttcgcatttataatattagtatggatgtgaaaaaaaatgcttTCTGTGGTAAAAGAGATTTTTAACCGGTCCAGCTATTTTTGTGTGAAAACATTACCTACTGTCATACACATACAAAAACACAAAtgtttcctctttataatattattaaataattttagtttagaatttagatcAATGGACATAGTACCTACTAATCGATTATACATACTATAAAGTACAGAGTGTGTAAAAGTTTTCTTGCGAATCGATAAGTTTCGTTCGAAGAAATGTCCATAAACTGAACACttgattattgttttagaTCGATTCCCTATATTTTCGatcgattattatttatatcgatTCTTTAAAGGTTCGACGATTTTGtaattacatcaaaatattcaactagagctataaaaatgtatttagatcaaaattattccatataTCTATTACAACCAGAATTTATTTACCCCCAGGTTACTCGAAAGTAAAAAGTTCCAAGGTGACGAAAGAAATGACCCAAAATGTTGATGAGCTGGATTCACTTCTGGATGATTTGCAGAAGGACCAAGAACGACAGTTGTATAAgagtaagttatttttataatgacgAAATTAAcccttaattttttttcttaccgATAATCATGTAGACTGTGTTTCTTtgtattttaacaattaaaaaagatataagtatattgtaaattttgacttaaaatttttcgacttatataaataaattctttttaCAGGCGGTTACGCATCAGACACTGCTGAGAGTACATCGTTCGATTACCGGCGAGGGTAAGTAaacaaatttgataaaaaaaactacaagcACATATCTTTGTGaaagatattatattctttacatattcataatacctacctagtatatgtttttacaaatactctgacacacacacatacatcaACAAAGGCTAGGAATGTTCTATATTTCAAAGTatatgaagaattttgtgatgttgtaaaaaaatatattttaatattattatttaaattccaGTACTCCAGCAAAAGCGCCATCTAGCGGTTACTCCACGCTAAAAAGAGAAGAGCGCTTAGAGAGCTCCTGGAActccccccctccccccaccGTCACACGTGCCGCGGAGATCCGGCAAGAGATGTATAGAGAGGAGAAGACAGGTAAGAGAGAGGAGTTCCACGTAAGTTATGCTATTGTTATCTCAAATGATGAGTCTCTTTTACGAGcttttttactgttttacacgaagttttataagaaaaaaaaaacagagaAAAACAACGTTTTTTTCCATCAACTTTTATAGAcgtaatttcattaaaaacataGGAAAAAATAACCAAGTTTTTGTCATAAAACTGTTTTTCATAATTCACGTtgttatatttcaaaaaattacaaaaaaatgtattgtccCCAGAATCCCGCGTGGTACCATCCCAGATATCGCCAGCGGTCCCACAGGTGGTCCCACCCGCTGTGTGCCATAACTGCCACCACACATCAACTACTGGCACTGTGAgtatcataatttaaaaaaatcggacattaaaatcactacataatataaaacaaagtcgctttctctgtccctttgtatgcttaaatcttttcactacgcaacggattttgatgcggtttttttaatagatagagtgattcaagaggaaggttttagtatataatttattaggttttagacaaagcgggcgaagccgcgggcggtaagctagtagttattaaaatacaaaaaaatatttataaacgttACAATCAAACATCAAAATTTAGAAACAACGATCAAGATTTTTTATCCATCTACTTTATCCCATAAGTGTTCAGTTTTATTCCACGTTTTAAAATGGCTGAATATGACATTCCAAGTTTCCGAACACCAAAAAGTTTTCATCATCATATTATTGTGCTATGAAATCCTGTGAAAGTAAAAAAGTTTAAACCAATCTTTTAATAGGGCTCAAAAATGCAAGATTCcattacacacacacaaaccAAAATAAAAGCTTGTTAAAACATCATCACCACTAATATTCATCACCAATTTCCATCACCATTCCAGCTTCCACGCGCCAGCACACCGATGAACAAAGTGACCACTACGGTGAAGACTTACACATATGAAGTGCCTGCAGACCAGGACCCCACCACCGTGCCGATACCGGTCGAT
It includes:
- the LOC123703403 gene encoding proteoglycan 4 is translated as MATKSYSKHKEYKEYSSTGTVPYTDEQFDMIKSDLLPKGSKLDSLGRSVGGKREYHYEYKEEKLPGGGKYDRKDFHAVEEFTIPKNKPKTAETSYYYEREERELPAVGTRTYNYETTGSSPGYSKVKSSKVTKEMTQNVDELDSLLDDLQKDQERQLYKSGYASDTAESTSFDYRRGTPAKAPSSGYSTLKREERLESSWNSPPPPTVTRAAEIRQEMYREEKTESRVVPSQISPAVPQVVPPAVCHNCHHTSTTGTLPRASTPMNKVTTTVKTYTYEVPADQDPTTVPIPVDHQHITEEINTSSHTTGTLSKPQPVGGCQYCTHCNTTLREYRTHTSDHSSERTFVPAEPKLLHPEPLNGHGPHGPTSYKYSETSYSSANSRFPPSPAPPRSLSPSPHPGSTPSPFPRPTTPSTTQQPPKRLDDLMADFPEARFPTQPDGITQRKVEISRETHESRDTRDSRDTRDKREAPGAKSPPIGSSRNVAGPAVYYPPGHTPFAKESGYQASAMQAGGGSYASGRAMYEYESGARSKEKHSERKTAVPVCLPLCCAMPCVIL